In Anguilla rostrata isolate EN2019 chromosome 1, ASM1855537v3, whole genome shotgun sequence, a genomic segment contains:
- the LOC135258287 gene encoding prostaglandin reductase 3-like: MSTTLLAMNCRKVFLTLGGGRGVTNAAFGSHFVSVPRRSIIDLSYSTHFMDFKGSSIPSSMKKLVVTKLSQNFREAVSLQIVPVPTPGDGDLLIRNRFVGINASDINYTAGRYDPSVKPPFDAGFEGIGEVVGLGLSASARFTVGDAVAYFGSGSFAEYTVVPAKAIVRVPSVKPQFLTLLVSGATAYIALKRLGDLAEGQTVLVTAAAGGTGQFAVQFAKMAKCHVVGTCSSDEKSGFLKTIGCDRPINYRSEDLAGVLQREYPRGLDVVYESVGGSVFDLAVNRLAQKGRLIVIGFISGYQTASGVQPVKAGTLPIKLLQRSASVRGFFLPHFLSDYGEAMADMLRMCESGELVCEVDVGEMTPEGRFVGLESVYRAVDHMYAGKNLGKVVVQLPAAVESKL, from the exons ATGTCCACTACACTCTTAGCCATGAACTGTAGGAAGGTGTTTCTAACGCTCGGCGGGGGACGCGGTGTGACAAACGCTGCGTTCGGATCGCATTTTGTTTCCGTCCCACGCCGTTCCATAATAGACCTCTCCTACTCCACCCACTTCATGGATTTTAAAGGTTCCTCGATACCTAGCTCCATGAAAAAGCTGGTCGTGACGAAGCTCAGCCAAAATTTCAGGGAAGCTGTTTCCTTGCAAATTGTTCCAGTGCCGACTCCGGGCGATGGGGACTTGCTTATTAGAAATCG ATTTGTTGGCATCAATGCGTCTGATATCAATTACACAGCCGGTCGCTATGACCCCTCAGTCAAGCCACCTTTTGACGCAGGGTTCGAGGGCATCGGGGAGGTCGTCGGCCTGGGCCTGAGCGCCAGCGCCCGCTTCACGGTGGGCGACGCCGTGGCCTACTTCGGCAGCGGGTCGTTCGCCGAGTACACGGTGGTGCCCGCCAAAGCGATCGTCCGCGTGCCGTCGGTCAAGCCGCAGTTCCTCACGCTCCTGGTGAGCGGCGCCACGGCCTACATCGCCCTGAAGAGGCTGGGCGACCTGGCGGAGGGCCAGACCGTCCTGgtgacggcggcggcgggcggcaCCGGCCAGTTCGCCGTCCAGTTCGCCAAGATGGCCAAGTGCCACGTGGTGGGCACGTGCTCCTCGGACGAGAAGTCCGGCTTCCTGAAGACCATCGGCTGCGACCGGCCCATCAACTACAGGAGCGAGGACCTGGCCGGGGTCCTGCAGCGGGAGTACCCGCGGGGGCTGGACGTCGTCTACGAGTCGGTCGGGGGCAGCGTCTTCGATCTGGCCGTCAACCGCCTGGCCCAGAAGGGTCGGCTGATCGTCATCGGCTTCATCTCGGGGTACCAGACGGCCTCCGGGGTCCAGCCGGTGAAGGCCGGGACGCTGCCCATCAAGCTGCTGCAGAGGTCGGCCAGCGTGCGCGGCTTCTTCCTCCCGCACTTCCTGTCGGACTACGGGGAGGCCATGGCGGACATGCTGCGAATGTGCGAGAGCGGGgagctggtgtgtgaggtggaCGTGGGGGAGATGACTCCGGAGGGGCGCTTTGTGGGGCTGGAGTCGGTTTACCGGGCCGTTGACCACATGTACGCAGGTAAAAACCTCGGCAAGGTGGTGGTCCAGCTGCCAGCCGCAGTCGAGAGTAAGCTGTGA